From the genome of Paracidovorax avenae:
CCTTGAACCGCACGATGGCCAGGTAGGCCGTCACGTAGGTCAGGCCGAACAGCCCGCAGAACACCACCAGGACCGGCGTATTGCTCCAGAACAGCACGGCCGGCACCACGGTGAGCATCGTGAAGCCCCAGAGATAGGGCGACGTGCGGTTGTTGCGCATGAGCACCCGCCGCGACTCGTCGTCGTGGAACACCCCGCGCACGATGCGCCGGTAGATGAGCTGGTGGAAATGCAGCGCATCGGCCACCCCCGGAGAAACGCCCCGCGCCAGCTTGCGGTAGCTGGAAAACAGCGTCTCCCACACGGGATACATCAGCAGCAGCATGGGGAACCAGGGAGACACGTCGCGGTTGCGCTGCACCAGCGCGATGCTGCTGAGCGCGATCATCACCCCCCAGATGTAGGCACCGCTGTCGCCCGCGAACAGCATGCCCCGCGGGTAATTCCAGACCAGAAAGCCCACGGTGGCTGCCGCGGTGCAGATCAGCAGGGAAGCCAGTGCGCGGTCGCCCACCTGCAGGCTCACATGCGCCAGCGCGAGGCAGATGATCAATGCCACCATGCCGGCCAGCCCGTTGTAGCCGTCGATGATGTTGAACGCATGCGGCAGGCCCGCGACCGCCAGCACCACGATGCACATCCCCAGCCAGGGCATCTCCACCAGATGTGCGTCCAGCCAGGGCAGTCCCAGCCGGGGTACGTTCATGTTGAGCACCATCAGCGCGATACCGCCGGAGAGCGCGGTGAGCAGCAGCCTGTAGCGCACGGGCAGTCGCTGCGTCATGTCCTCCGCCATGCCGCCAATGGCCGCCGGCAGCAGACAGGCCATCCACCAGCCGACCCAGATGCCCAGCCGCAGGGATCCAGGATCACCCCACAGGATCGACTGGAACGCACCCAGCGCCCAGCTGATGACCATGCCGGCCAGCAGTGCCGCTCCCCCCAGGCGGGGCACGTCCCCGAGGTGGAAACGCTGCGGCATGGCATCGCCGTAGTTCGCGGCATGGCCTCGCCCCCAACGGACGATGCAGGCGGCGGCGAGGGCCGTTGCCAGGAAACTGACCAGAGACAACCAGATCATGGGGCGCCGATCCTACGCGCTTCGGCGGTATCCGCACGCAACAAAGATCGCGCCTGGTGATACACCGGCGACGCCCACAGCCTCAGAAGGCTGCGGACATGCCATCCCAGATGGGCCATGCGTCGCCGGCTGGCGCGCTGGCCGACGTGGCCCACGCGCACCGGCACCCTGGCCAGCCGCCAGCCCTTCAGACGCAGGCGCAGGCAGAGATCCACATCCTCGCAATACATGAAATAGCGTTCATCGAATCCGCCCACCCCCTTCCATGCGGCGGCCGGAAAAACGAGGAACGCGGCGTTCACCCAGTCCGTCCGGCGATCGGGCCGCCGGAGGATGCGCCGGCGCCAGAGGGCGCCGGGGGTCGGAAGTTCCCGTTCGGAATCCTGGGGCTTTCCACAGAGGTCCACCTGCTCGGGATAGGCGCAACCGATGCCTGGCTCGGATGCAGCCTGGAGCAACCGCTCGAACGGATCGGCGTCGAGAAAGGCGACATCGGGATTGAGCACGCCCACGAACGGCTCCACGGCTCCGCTCAATGCCATGTTGTGATTGGCGCCGAAACCCAGGGGCCGGGCGTTGCGGCGGATATCCAGCGCGAACGGCCAGTCCGTGCGTCCCGGTGGGGGGGGCGGGGATGGCTCCGGTATGTTGAGAGTCAACACGACCCGCGTCACGCTCCCTGCGCACCAGCGGGCCATGCCGTGCAGCATGGCATGCAAAAGGGGGCCGTGGCCATGGCTGACGACCGATACAGCCAGGCCGCCAGAAGGGGATAGTGTTGTCATGAACTGCATATTGTCGTCTCCCCGGGCCGACGGCCCTGTAGGAGACCACTCACGCAGCCCTGGGCCGCAGCCCATCAGGGGGCCGTCATAATCCCGGGATGACCCAAACAATCGAGGATTTGCACGTCTATCTCCGCAGCATCCGCCCCGACGAGCGCACCTCCCTTTCGGTATTGGCAGAGCAGGTACACCCCGGCGCAACGGTGCTGGACCTGGGGTGCGGCAGCGGCGCCTTGGGCCAGTACCTCGCGCAAACCCGCAATGCCGTCAGCGACGGCGTGACGTGGAGCGAGGCCGAAGCCGGCCATGCACGTCCCCACTACCGCCGCGTCGTGGTCGACGATCTCGAAACATGCGACCTCGTTACCGTTTTTACCGGCCAGCGCTATGACTATATCGTCTGTGCCGACGTCCTGGAACACCTGCGCCGTCCGGAGCAGGTGTTGCAGCAGTGCCGCCACCTCCTGGCCCCTGCGGGACGCGTGCTGATTTCCGTCCCGAATGCCGGCTACTGCGGCCTCGTGGCAGAGTTGCTGCAGGGTGAGTTCCGCTACCGCGAAGAAGGCCTGCTGGACCGCACCCACCTGCGCTTCTTCACGCGACGATCACTGGCACGGTTCCTGGGGGAGCATGCCTGGGCCCTGGAAGACATCGACACCATCCGTCGGGAAATACCGGAATCCGAGTTCGACGCCGCATTCGACAAGCTGCCACCCTCAGTGGCCCGGCACCTGCTGGCCGCGCCGGACGCCATGGCCTACCAGTTCATCGCGAGGGCCCTGCCGGCAGCGGAAGCGGTGGCCAACGATGCAGCAGGCGCAGACCAGGGCATGGAGCCCGCCCGGCCGCTTTTCACCGCCCAGCTCTACTGGGGCACCCGGCACGGCTTCGCCGAAGAGCAGAAGCTCACGGCCCGCGGGACGATCGGCGAGCACCGCCAGACCCTGCGCTTCGACCTTCCATCCTCCAGCGAGCCCATCACCCAGCTGCGCCTCGACCCGGCGGACCGGCCCGGCTTCCTGCATTTGCACGGAATCACACTGCGCGCACCAGACGGCAGCCCCACCTGGGCATGGCAGGCTGACGCCTCCTCGCGCACCTTGATGGAGACACAGCCACAGCAACAGATGGCCTGGAATCTCCAGGCCCTGCCTGCGGCCGCGGCCGCCAGCCTGGTGCTGCTGACCGGGGACGACCCGTGGATGCAGCTACCGATTCCACCGGAAGCGCTGGCCGCCGCATGCACCCACCCTGGCAACGCCTGGCTGGAAGTGGACCTGGGCTGGCCCATGTCGGCCGACTATCTCGCGCTTTCGGGCACCGTCCGCCCACTGCAGGACCAGATCGTCCAATTGAAGGACGAGCACCATGCCACGCAGGTCAGGATGAATGCCGAGCTGGAGACCGCGCGCAACGCCTGGACAGAGGAACGCCAGGCGATGGAAGGCTGGAACCAGACGCTGGAATCGCAACTCAGGTCTCTCCAGCAGGCAAACGGTAAGGTGCTACAGCAGTTCAACGAAATTCAGCAGCAACGCAGCGAACTGCAGCAGCAGGCCTCCCAGTCCCTGCGCGACATCACGCGGCTGCAGCACGAACTGGGATGCGCGCGCCGGGACTTCAACTCGCTCTCCAGCCACCTGCATTCCATCGAAAACTCCACCGTGTTCCGCGCCACGCGCCCCATCGTCCACGCCAAGATGCGCCTCGACAAAATCCTGGGCCGGGCACCACGCGCCGTGCAACCGGTCCGCCACATCCCCGTTCCCGTCGCGCCTCCCGCGCATCCTGTCGATGTCATCGTGCCCGTCTACCGCGGATTGGCCGACACCCGGCTGTGCGTGGAGTCGGTCCTCGCCAGCAGCTGCCGCACGCCCTATCGCCTCGTCGTCATCAACGACTGCAGCCCCGAGCCCGAAGTCACGGCCTGGCTGCGTGAACGGGCGGCGGGGGACGAGCGCATCCTGCTGCTCGAGAACGAGGAAAACCTCGGTTTCGTCGGTACGGTCAACCGGGGCATGGCGCTGAGTGGCAGCAACGATGTGCTGCTGCTCAACAGCGACACGGAAGTCGCCAACGACTGGCTCGACCGCATCCGCCAGGCTGCCTACGGCGACGCGAAGGTGGCGTCCGTCACCCCGTTCTCCAACAATGCGACGATCTGCAGCTACCCGCGCTTCTGCAAGGACAACGACCTCCCTCCGGGCTACGACACGGCGCGCCTGGACGCCCTGTGCGCCAGGACGAATCCTGGCGCCGTGGTCGATGTGCCGACGGGCGTGGGTTTCTGCATGTACATCCGACGGGACTGCCTCCAGCAGGTCGGCCTCTTCGACACGGAACACTTCGGCAAGGGCTACGGTGAAGAGAACGACTTCTGCCAGCGCGCCCAGGCCGCCGGCTGGCGCAACCTGCACCTGCTGGACACCTTCGTGCTGCACACCGGCGGCGTGAGCTTCGGCGACAGCAAGAGTCCCCGCGAGTTGGCTGCCATGGAGATCCTGCGCCGCCTGCACCCGAACTACGACCGCGACGTGCATGCCTTCGTGCGCACTGATCCTGCGGCGCCCTACCGGCTGGCGCTCGATGCGGCACGCATCACGGAGGCCGGCCAACCGCTGGTGCTGACCGTGCTGCACGACCGCGCGGGCGGTACGGTGCGCCATGTCCGCGAGCTGGCATCCCACCTGGGCGGGCAGGCGCAGTTCCTCACGCTGACGCCAGCGCACGGCCACAGCGTCAAGCTGCGAATGGCGAGCGAAGAGGAAGGGTTCGAACTGGCGTTCCGGCTGAACGACCAGTACGACGCACTGATCGACGTGCTGCGCCGCCTGGGCGTGAGCCATGTGCACTTCCACCATCTGCTGGGCCATGGCCAGGAAGTGCGCAATCTGCCCCATCTGCTGGGCGTGGCCTACGACTTCACGGCACACGACTACTACAGCTATTGCACCCACATCTCCATGACCGGTACCGGCCACCGGTATGCCGGGGAGACCGGGCCGGGCCAGTGCCAGTGCTGCCCCGCCGACATGCAGGCGCCGACCGGAGGCACGGTGGCCCAATGGCGCCAGGCCAATGCCCGCCTGCTGGATGGCGCACGCTACGTGCTCGCCCCGAGCCAGGATACGGCCCGCCGCATCGCGGCGTTCGCGCCCAATGCGCGGGTACTCGCCGTGCCGCACACCGACATGCCGGAAGCTTCCGCGCTGCCGGTGCCAGCGCCCCGCCCGCTGCCGGAAGGCCGCAGGCTGAAGGTGGCGGTCATCGGCGCGCTCAGCGCCATCAAGGGTGCGGACCTTCTGGAGGCCGTCGCCATCGAAGCCGCGCGCCGCAATGCGCCCGTGGATTTGCATCTCATCGGCTACGGCTATCGCAGCCTGCAGACCCAGCCCCGCGCGCACCTCACCGTGCACGGCGAATACGCCGAAAAAGACCTGCCACAGCTGCTGGAGTGGCTGCAACCGGACATCGTGTGGTTCCCGGCCCAGTGGCCCGAGACCTACAGCTACACGCTC
Proteins encoded in this window:
- a CDS encoding glycosyltransferase, which encodes MLHGMARWCAGSVTRVVLTLNIPEPSPPPPPGRTDWPFALDIRRNARPLGFGANHNMALSGAVEPFVGVLNPDVAFLDADPFERLLQAASEPGIGCAYPEQVDLCGKPQDSERELPTPGALWRRRILRRPDRRTDWVNAAFLVFPAAAWKGVGGFDERYFMYCEDVDLCLRLRLKGWRLARVPVRVGHVGQRASRRRMAHLGWHVRSLLRLWASPVYHQARSLLRADTAEARRIGAP
- a CDS encoding methyltransferase domain-containing protein; the encoded protein is MTQTIEDLHVYLRSIRPDERTSLSVLAEQVHPGATVLDLGCGSGALGQYLAQTRNAVSDGVTWSEAEAGHARPHYRRVVVDDLETCDLVTVFTGQRYDYIVCADVLEHLRRPEQVLQQCRHLLAPAGRVLISVPNAGYCGLVAELLQGEFRYREEGLLDRTHLRFFTRRSLARFLGEHAWALEDIDTIRREIPESEFDAAFDKLPPSVARHLLAAPDAMAYQFIARALPAAEAVANDAAGADQGMEPARPLFTAQLYWGTRHGFAEEQKLTARGTIGEHRQTLRFDLPSSSEPITQLRLDPADRPGFLHLHGITLRAPDGSPTWAWQADASSRTLMETQPQQQMAWNLQALPAAAAASLVLLTGDDPWMQLPIPPEALAAACTHPGNAWLEVDLGWPMSADYLALSGTVRPLQDQIVQLKDEHHATQVRMNAELETARNAWTEERQAMEGWNQTLESQLRSLQQANGKVLQQFNEIQQQRSELQQQASQSLRDITRLQHELGCARRDFNSLSSHLHSIENSTVFRATRPIVHAKMRLDKILGRAPRAVQPVRHIPVPVAPPAHPVDVIVPVYRGLADTRLCVESVLASSCRTPYRLVVINDCSPEPEVTAWLRERAAGDERILLLENEENLGFVGTVNRGMALSGSNDVLLLNSDTEVANDWLDRIRQAAYGDAKVASVTPFSNNATICSYPRFCKDNDLPPGYDTARLDALCARTNPGAVVDVPTGVGFCMYIRRDCLQQVGLFDTEHFGKGYGEENDFCQRAQAAGWRNLHLLDTFVLHTGGVSFGDSKSPRELAAMEILRRLHPNYDRDVHAFVRTDPAAPYRLALDAARITEAGQPLVLTVLHDRAGGTVRHVRELASHLGGQAQFLTLTPAHGHSVKLRMASEEEGFELAFRLNDQYDALIDVLRRLGVSHVHFHHLLGHGQEVRNLPHLLGVAYDFTAHDYYSYCTHISMTGTGHRYAGETGPGQCQCCPADMQAPTGGTVAQWRQANARLLDGARYVLAPSQDTARRIAAFAPNARVLAVPHTDMPEASALPVPAPRPLPEGRRLKVAVIGALSAIKGADLLEAVAIEAARRNAPVDLHLIGYGYRSLQTQPRAHLTVHGEYAEKDLPQLLEWLQPDIVWFPAQWPETYSYTLSAALLAGLPVAVPDIGAFQERVVGRPWSWVRPWDATAPQWLAWFDEIRSMHFATGEAPALPQPVPLPDGMDGQAAPAGFRYDTDYLSGVTPVVPSQPLSLEELQRLQPQETTTAAAKSGLLSAVVYLRSLPVLRGVARRIPSHWQRRVKNWLQA
- a CDS encoding glycosyltransferase family 4 protein, yielding MIWLSLVSFLATALAAACIVRWGRGHAANYGDAMPQRFHLGDVPRLGGAALLAGMVISWALGAFQSILWGDPGSLRLGIWVGWWMACLLPAAIGGMAEDMTQRLPVRYRLLLTALSGGIALMVLNMNVPRLGLPWLDAHLVEMPWLGMCIVVLAVAGLPHAFNIIDGYNGLAGMVALIICLALAHVSLQVGDRALASLLICTAAATVGFLVWNYPRGMLFAGDSGAYIWGVMIALSSIALVQRNRDVSPWFPMLLLMYPVWETLFSSYRKLARGVSPGVADALHFHQLIYRRIVRGVFHDDESRRVLMRNNRTSPYLWGFTMLTVVPAVLFWSNTPVLVVFCGLFGLTYVTAYLAIVRFKVPVWLRH